The following are from one region of the Streptomyces tuirus genome:
- a CDS encoding mannose-1-phosphate guanyltransferase, translating to MKAVVMAGGEGTRLRPMTSSMPKPLLPVANRPIMEHVLRLLKRHGLNETVVTVQFLASLVKNYFGDGEELGMELTYANEEKPLGTAGSVKNAEEALKDDAFLVISGDALTDFDLTELINFHKEKGALVTVCLTRVPNPLEFGITIVDEEGKVERFLEKPTWGQVFSDTVNTGIYVMEPEVFDYVEPDVPVDWSGDVFPQLMKEGKPIYGYIAEGYWEDVGTHESYVKAQADVLERKVDVDIDGFEISPGVWVAEGAEVHPDAVLRGPVYIGDYAKVEAGSEIREHTVVGSNVVVKSGAFLHKAVVHDNVYVGPHSNLRGCVVGKNTDIMRAARIEDGAVIGDECLIGEESIVQGNVRVYPFKTIEAGAFVNTSVIWESRGQAHLFGARGVSGILNVEITPELAVRLAGAYATTLKKGSTVTTARDHSRGARALKRAVISALQASAIDVRDLENVPLPVARQQTARGSAGGIMIRTTPGVPDSVDIMFFDGQGADLSQGSQRKLDRVFARQEYRRAFPGEIGDLHFPASVFDSYTGSLLRNVDTTGIADSGLKVVVDASNGSAGLVLPSLLGKLGVDSLTINPGLDESRPTETADMRRSGMVRLGEIVASSGAAFGVRFDPVGERLSLVDEKGRIIEDDRALLVMLDLVAAERRSGRVALPVTTTRIAEQVAAYHGTQVEWTTTSPDDLTRVGGEEGTIFGGDAKGGFIVPEFSSVYDATAAFVRLIGLVARTQLTLSQIDARIPRAHVLKRDLATPWAVKGLVMRRVVEAAGDRFVDTTDGVRVVETDGRWVMVLPDPAEAVTHLWAEGPDDASAQALLDEWSAVVDSAGR from the coding sequence ATGAAGGCCGTCGTGATGGCCGGAGGCGAAGGCACGCGCCTTCGTCCGATGACCTCAAGCATGCCCAAGCCGCTCCTGCCGGTGGCCAACCGGCCGATCATGGAGCATGTTCTTCGGCTGCTCAAAAGGCATGGGCTCAACGAAACAGTCGTGACTGTCCAGTTCCTGGCTTCGCTCGTCAAGAACTACTTCGGTGACGGCGAAGAGCTCGGTATGGAGCTCACCTATGCCAACGAGGAGAAGCCACTCGGTACCGCCGGAAGCGTCAAGAACGCCGAGGAAGCGCTGAAGGACGATGCCTTCCTCGTCATCTCCGGCGATGCGCTGACGGATTTCGACCTCACCGAGCTCATCAATTTCCACAAGGAGAAGGGCGCGCTGGTCACGGTCTGTCTGACGCGTGTGCCCAATCCGCTTGAATTCGGTATCACCATTGTCGACGAGGAAGGCAAGGTGGAGCGCTTCCTCGAGAAGCCCACCTGGGGCCAGGTCTTCTCCGACACCGTGAACACCGGCATCTATGTGATGGAGCCCGAGGTCTTCGACTATGTCGAGCCCGATGTTCCCGTCGACTGGTCCGGTGACGTCTTCCCGCAGCTGATGAAGGAAGGCAAGCCCATCTACGGCTACATCGCCGAGGGCTACTGGGAGGACGTCGGCACGCACGAGAGCTATGTGAAGGCGCAGGCCGATGTCCTGGAGCGCAAGGTCGACGTCGACATCGACGGGTTCGAAATCTCCCCGGGCGTCTGGGTCGCCGAAGGAGCGGAGGTCCATCCCGACGCCGTACTCCGTGGACCCGTCTATATCGGCGACTACGCCAAGGTCGAAGCCGGCTCCGAAATCCGCGAGCACACCGTCGTGGGCTCCAACGTGGTCGTCAAGAGCGGCGCGTTTCTGCACAAGGCCGTCGTCCACGACAACGTCTACGTGGGGCCCCACAGCAATCTGCGCGGCTGCGTGGTCGGTAAGAACACCGACATCATGCGCGCGGCGCGGATCGAGGACGGGGCGGTCATCGGTGATGAGTGCCTGATCGGTGAAGAATCGATCGTCCAGGGCAATGTCCGGGTCTACCCGTTCAAGACCATCGAGGCCGGTGCCTTCGTCAACACCTCGGTGATCTGGGAATCCAGGGGCCAGGCGCACCTCTTCGGTGCCCGTGGGGTCTCCGGCATCCTCAACGTGGAGATCACGCCGGAACTCGCGGTGCGTCTCGCCGGCGCGTACGCCACGACGCTGAAGAAGGGCTCGACCGTCACCACGGCGCGGGACCACTCGCGTGGTGCCCGTGCGTTGAAGCGGGCGGTGATCTCCGCGCTGCAGGCCAGCGCGATCGACGTGCGGGACCTCGAGAACGTGCCGCTGCCCGTGGCCCGGCAGCAGACCGCGCGTGGCAGTGCGGGCGGCATCATGATCCGTACCACGCCCGGTGTTCCGGACTCCGTCGACATCATGTTCTTCGACGGGCAGGGTGCCGACCTCTCGCAGGGCAGCCAGCGGAAGCTGGACCGGGTGTTCGCGCGGCAGGAGTACCGCCGGGCCTTCCCCGGTGAGATCGGTGACCTGCATTTCCCGGCCAGTGTCTTCGACTCGTACACCGGGTCGCTGCTGCGCAACGTCGACACGACCGGGATCGCGGACTCCGGGCTGAAGGTGGTCGTGGACGCCTCCAACGGAAGCGCGGGACTGGTGCTGCCGAGCCTGCTCGGCAAGCTCGGAGTCGACTCGCTGACGATCAACCCCGGTCTCGACGAGTCCAGGCCGACCGAGACGGCCGACATGCGGCGGTCGGGAATGGTGCGACTCGGGGAGATCGTGGCGTCCTCGGGAGCCGCGTTCGGTGTGCGGTTCGACCCGGTCGGTGAGCGGCTGTCGCTCGTCGACGAGAAGGGGCGGATCATCGAGGACGACCGGGCGCTGCTCGTGATGCTGGACCTGGTCGCCGCCGAGCGGCGCAGTGGGCGGGTCGCGCTGCCGGTGACCACGACCCGGATCGCCGAGCAGGTGGCGGCGTACCACGGGACACAGGTCGAGTGGACGACCACCTCTCCCGACGACCTCACGCGCGTCGGCGGTGAGGAAGGGACGATCTTCGGCGGCGACGCAAAGGGCGGCTTCATCGTCCCCGAGTTCAGCAGCGTGTACGACGCCACCGCGGCCTTCGTGCGGCTCATCGGACTCGTGGCCCGGACGCAGCTCACGCTCAGCCAGATCGACGCGCGCATTCCGCGGGCGCACGTCCTGAAGCGAGACCTGGCCACCCCGTGGGCCGTCAAGGGGCTCGTGATGCGGCGGGTCGTCGAAGCGGCCGGAGATCGCTTCGTGGACACCACGGACGGTGTGCGGGTGGTGGAGACCGACGGCCGCTGGGTGATGGTGCTGCCCGACCCGGCCGAGGCCGTGACCCACCTGTGGGCCGAAGGGCCGGACGACGCCTCCGCGCAGGCCCTGCTGGACGAATGGTCGGCTGTCGTGGACAGCGCCGGCCGGTAG
- a CDS encoding CDP-alcohol phosphatidyltransferase family protein, producing MEVQETRVQTDRVLTIPNILSMARLVGVPVFLWLILRPEFGGPKSDGWALLVLALSGVSDYLDGKLARRWNQISSLGRLLDPAADRLYILSTLVGLTWREILPLWLTAALLARELVLLIMVGILRRHGYPPPQVNFLGKAATFNLMYAFPLLLLSDGSGWISSLAAIFGWAFAGWGTTLYWWAGVLYVVQVRRLVRADAMAD from the coding sequence GTGGAGGTTCAGGAGACTCGCGTCCAGACGGACCGTGTGCTCACCATCCCGAACATCCTCAGCATGGCCCGCCTCGTCGGTGTGCCCGTCTTCCTGTGGCTGATCCTGCGTCCTGAGTTCGGTGGGCCCAAGAGTGACGGGTGGGCCCTCCTGGTGCTGGCCCTGAGCGGCGTCAGCGACTATCTGGACGGCAAGCTCGCCCGGCGCTGGAACCAGATCAGCAGCCTCGGCCGGCTCCTCGACCCCGCGGCTGACCGGCTCTACATTCTCTCGACCCTGGTCGGCCTCACCTGGCGGGAGATTCTGCCCCTCTGGTTGACCGCTGCACTTCTGGCGCGGGAGCTGGTTCTGCTGATCATGGTGGGCATCCTCCGCCGGCACGGCTATCCGCCGCCCCAGGTGAACTTCCTGGGCAAGGCCGCCACCTTCAACCTGATGTACGCCTTCCCCCTGCTTCTGCTCAGTGACGGAAGCGGATGGATCTCGTCACTGGCTGCCATTTTCGGATGGGCGTTCGCCGGATGGGGTACAACGCTGTACTGGTGGGCAGGAGTCCTCTACGTGGTACAAGTCCGCCGCCTGGTCCGTGCGGACGCCATGGCCGATTGA
- a CDS encoding PTS sugar transporter subunit IIA translates to MTTVTSPLAGRAIGLAAVPDPVFSGAMVGPGTAIDPVREPSEAVSPVDGVIVSLHPHAFVVVDENGHGVLTHLGIDTVQLNGEGFELLVNKGDTVRRGQAVVRWNPAAVEAAGKSAICPVVALEATAEALSDLRIDGEVKAGDSLFLWK, encoded by the coding sequence ATGACCACCGTGACGTCCCCGCTCGCAGGACGCGCCATCGGACTGGCAGCCGTGCCGGATCCCGTCTTCTCCGGGGCCATGGTCGGCCCGGGCACAGCGATCGACCCCGTACGAGAGCCCTCCGAGGCCGTCTCCCCCGTGGACGGCGTCATCGTCTCCCTGCACCCGCACGCCTTCGTCGTGGTCGACGAGAACGGGCACGGCGTTCTCACCCACCTCGGTATCGACACCGTGCAGCTCAACGGCGAGGGTTTCGAGTTGCTCGTGAACAAGGGCGACACCGTCCGGCGCGGCCAAGCTGTCGTGCGCTGGAACCCGGCCGCCGTCGAGGCCGCCGGGAAGTCCGCGATCTGCCCGGTCGTGGCGCTGGAGGCCACGGCCGAAGCTCTCTCCGATCTTCGCATCGACGGCGAAGTGAAGGCCGGCGACAGTCTCTTCCTCTGGAAGTGA
- the ptsP gene encoding phosphoenolpyruvate--protein phosphotransferase produces METTLRGVGVSHGVAIGEVRHMGTAVLEPPAKQIPAEEAEREQGRARKAVEAVAADLMARGNLAGGEAQAVLEAQAMMAQDPELMGDVERRIAVGSTAERGVYDAFASYRELLAGAGEYLAGRVADLDDVRNRIVARLLGVPMPGVPDSDEPYVLVARDLAPADTALLDPTLVLGFVTEEGGPTSHSAILARALGVPAVVALPGAGELAEGTMIAVDGSTGEIFVEPSEDKKAQLEAAAAERKAALAASTGPGATADGHKVPLLANIGGPADVEAAVEAGAEGVGLFRTEFLFLDDSKQAPSEEKQVAAYRQVLEAFPEGRVVVRVLDAGADKPLAFLTPADEPNPALGVRGLRTLLDHPDVLRTQLTALAKAAEGLPVYLEVMAPMVADRTDARAFADACREAGLRAKFGAMVEIPSAALRARSILQEVEFLSLGTNDLAQYTFAADRQVGAVSRLQDPWQPALLDLVELSAEAAKAEGKSCGVCGEAASDPLLACVLTGLGVTSLSMGAASIPYVRATLAKYTLAQCERAAAAARATDSAEDARSAAQAVLSGE; encoded by the coding sequence ATGGAGACAACGCTGCGAGGCGTCGGCGTGAGCCACGGTGTGGCCATCGGCGAGGTACGGCACATGGGAACGGCGGTGCTCGAGCCGCCCGCGAAGCAGATCCCGGCGGAAGAGGCGGAGCGTGAGCAGGGGCGCGCCCGCAAGGCCGTGGAGGCGGTGGCAGCGGACCTGATGGCGCGCGGCAACCTGGCCGGCGGCGAAGCCCAGGCGGTGCTCGAGGCGCAGGCCATGATGGCCCAGGACCCCGAGCTGATGGGCGATGTCGAGCGTCGGATCGCGGTCGGCAGCACGGCGGAGCGCGGGGTGTACGACGCGTTCGCCTCGTACCGCGAGCTGCTGGCGGGAGCCGGGGAGTACCTCGCCGGTCGGGTGGCCGACCTCGACGACGTGCGGAATCGTATTGTCGCCCGTCTGCTGGGGGTGCCGATGCCGGGCGTCCCCGACAGCGACGAGCCCTACGTGCTGGTGGCCCGTGACCTCGCGCCTGCGGACACCGCGCTGCTGGACCCGACTCTGGTGCTCGGCTTCGTCACCGAGGAGGGCGGTCCGACCAGCCACAGCGCGATTCTGGCGCGGGCACTCGGTGTGCCGGCCGTGGTGGCGCTGCCGGGGGCCGGTGAGCTCGCAGAGGGCACGATGATCGCCGTCGACGGCAGCACGGGAGAGATCTTCGTGGAGCCGAGTGAGGATAAGAAGGCCCAGCTCGAGGCCGCCGCCGCCGAGCGGAAGGCTGCGTTGGCGGCCTCTACCGGACCCGGTGCCACCGCTGACGGTCACAAGGTGCCGCTGCTCGCGAACATCGGTGGCCCCGCTGATGTGGAGGCCGCCGTCGAGGCGGGTGCAGAGGGCGTCGGTCTCTTCCGTACCGAGTTCCTCTTCCTGGACGACAGCAAGCAGGCGCCGTCCGAGGAGAAGCAGGTCGCTGCCTACCGGCAGGTGCTCGAGGCGTTCCCCGAGGGGCGCGTCGTGGTGCGCGTGCTGGACGCGGGCGCGGACAAGCCGCTCGCCTTCCTCACGCCCGCGGACGAGCCGAACCCGGCGCTCGGCGTGCGTGGGCTGCGGACGCTGCTCGATCACCCGGACGTCCTGCGCACTCAGCTGACCGCGCTGGCGAAGGCCGCCGAGGGGCTGCCGGTCTACCTCGAGGTCATGGCCCCGATGGTGGCGGACCGGACGGATGCCCGGGCCTTCGCCGACGCCTGCCGTGAGGCTGGGCTGCGGGCGAAGTTCGGCGCGATGGTCGAGATCCCGTCGGCCGCTCTGCGGGCTCGCTCGATCCTCCAGGAGGTCGAGTTCCTGTCGCTGGGGACGAACGACCTCGCCCAGTACACCTTCGCCGCCGACCGTCAAGTGGGTGCCGTCTCCCGTCTGCAGGACCCGTGGCAGCCCGCGCTCCTGGACCTGGTGGAGCTGTCCGCCGAGGCGGCCAAGGCCGAGGGCAAGAGCTGTGGTGTCTGTGGCGAGGCCGCGTCCGACCCGCTGCTCGCGTGTGTGCTGACCGGTCTGGGCGTCACCTCTCTCTCGATGGGTGCCGCGTCGATTCCCTATGTCCGGGCGACGCTGGCGAAGTACACGCTGGCGCAGTGCGAGCGGGCCGCTGCGGCTGCACGGGCGACGGACAGTGCCGAGGACGCGCGCAGCGCGGCGCAGGCGGTGTTGTCGGGCGAGTAG
- a CDS encoding acetoacetate--CoA ligase: MSTDSFQPLWQPDPERIARARITRFQAWAAEHHGAPAEGGYAALQRWSVDELDTFWRAVAEWFDVRFSHPYARVLGDRSMPGAQWFPEATLNYAEHALRAAATRADEPALLHVDETHEPRPVTWAELRRQVGSLAAELRALGVRPGDRVSGYLPNVPQAVVALLATAAVGAVWTSCAPDFGARSVLDRFQQVEPVVLFTVDGYRYGGKEHDRRDVVTELRRELPTLRAVIHIPLLGTEAPEGALDWSALTSADTEPVFEQVPFDHPLWVLYSSGTTGLPKAIVQSQGGILVEHLKQLGLHCDLGPEDRFFWYTSTGWMMWNFLVSGLLTGTTIVLYDGSPGYPDTGAQWRIAERTKATLYGTSAAYVMACRKAGVHPSRDFDLSSVQCVATTGSPLPPDGFRWLHDEVRDDLWIASVSGGTDVCSCFAGAVPTLPVHVGELQAPCLGTDLQSWDPSGNPLVDEVGELVVTNPMPSMPIHFWNDPDGSRYHDSYFDTYPGVWRHGDWITLTSRGSVVIHGRSDSTLNRQGVRMGSADIYEAVERLPEVRESLVIGIEQPDGGYWMPLFVHLAPGAVLDEALLNRIKQTIREQLSPRHVPDEIIEVPGVPHTLTGKRIEVPVKRLLQGTPLEKAVNPGSIDNLDLLNFYEDLARKRA, translated from the coding sequence ATGTCGACCGACAGTTTCCAGCCGCTCTGGCAGCCCGACCCCGAGCGCATCGCCCGCGCACGGATCACCAGGTTCCAGGCCTGGGCCGCCGAACACCACGGCGCCCCCGCCGAAGGCGGCTACGCGGCGCTGCAGCGCTGGTCCGTCGACGAGCTGGACACCTTCTGGAGAGCCGTCGCGGAGTGGTTCGACGTCCGCTTCTCCCACCCCTACGCGCGCGTGCTCGGCGACCGCTCGATGCCAGGCGCCCAGTGGTTCCCCGAAGCCACTCTCAACTACGCCGAACACGCCCTGCGCGCGGCCGCCACCCGCGCGGACGAACCGGCGCTCCTGCACGTCGACGAGACACACGAACCCCGCCCCGTCACCTGGGCCGAGCTGCGCCGCCAGGTCGGCTCCCTGGCCGCCGAACTGCGCGCCCTCGGTGTACGCCCCGGCGATCGCGTCAGCGGCTACCTCCCGAACGTCCCCCAGGCGGTGGTGGCCCTTCTCGCCACAGCCGCCGTCGGCGCGGTCTGGACGTCCTGCGCACCCGACTTCGGCGCCCGCAGCGTCCTCGACCGCTTCCAGCAGGTCGAACCGGTGGTGCTCTTCACGGTCGACGGCTACCGCTACGGCGGCAAGGAGCACGACCGGCGCGACGTCGTCACCGAGCTGCGCCGCGAACTGCCCACCCTGCGCGCAGTGATCCACATCCCGCTCCTCGGCACCGAGGCACCCGAGGGCGCCCTGGACTGGTCGGCCCTCACCTCGGCCGACACCGAGCCCGTCTTCGAGCAGGTGCCCTTCGACCACCCCCTGTGGGTGCTCTACTCCTCCGGCACGACCGGCCTGCCCAAGGCCATCGTCCAGTCCCAGGGCGGCATCCTGGTCGAGCACCTCAAACAACTCGGCCTGCACTGCGACCTCGGCCCCGAGGACCGCTTCTTCTGGTACACCTCGACCGGCTGGATGATGTGGAACTTCCTCGTCTCCGGCCTGCTCACCGGCACCACGATCGTCCTCTACGACGGCAGCCCCGGCTATCCCGACACCGGCGCCCAGTGGCGGATCGCCGAACGCACGAAAGCCACCCTCTACGGCACCTCGGCCGCCTACGTCATGGCGTGCCGCAAGGCCGGCGTGCACCCGTCCCGCGACTTCGACCTGTCCTCCGTCCAGTGCGTCGCCACCACCGGGTCCCCCCTCCCGCCCGACGGCTTCCGCTGGCTCCACGACGAAGTCCGCGACGACCTGTGGATCGCCTCCGTCAGCGGTGGCACCGACGTGTGCTCCTGCTTCGCCGGAGCCGTACCGACCCTCCCCGTGCACGTAGGCGAGCTCCAGGCCCCGTGCCTCGGCACCGACCTGCAGTCCTGGGACCCCAGCGGCAACCCCCTCGTCGACGAGGTCGGCGAACTCGTCGTCACCAACCCCATGCCGTCGATGCCCATCCACTTCTGGAACGACCCCGACGGCAGCCGCTATCACGACAGCTACTTCGACACCTACCCCGGCGTATGGCGGCACGGCGACTGGATCACCCTCACCTCCCGCGGATCGGTCGTCATCCACGGCCGCTCCGACTCCACGCTCAACCGCCAGGGCGTCCGCATGGGATCGGCCGACATCTACGAAGCCGTGGAGCGGCTCCCCGAGGTCAGGGAGTCCCTCGTCATCGGCATCGAGCAGCCCGACGGCGGCTACTGGATGCCCCTCTTCGTCCACCTGGCCCCCGGCGCCGTCCTCGACGAAGCACTGCTGAACCGCATCAAGCAGACGATCCGGGAACAGTTGTCACCGCGCCACGTCCCCGACGAGATCATCGAAGTACCCGGCGTCCCGCACACCCTGACCGGCAAGCGCATCGAGGTGCCCGTCAAGCGCCTCCTGCAAGGCACCCCGCTCGAGAAGGCGGTCAACCCGGGCTCCATCGACAACCTCGACCTGCTGAACTTCTACGAGGACCTGGCCCGCAAGCGCGCCTGA
- a CDS encoding glycoside hydrolase family 31 protein, giving the protein MNGRDLVRSVKAVASVGAAQGVRTVRAAWRRRRADAIGLPARGPERARVPGAVEDVEPGPGGGVIRFSRSELRILVAVNGAVFWGWDGAEPEPSYALAGRCPEPDPRALLEPDKDGGWRVVAERVTVVVSRYGAVEVRTPGGVTLRRDLPPRWWEPVGGGPARWMQRSEVGADARFFGLGGRASGPRLPDGTYRLWNSDPGRAFAPGQDPLYITMPVQLVVSDGGTHLAFHDSSWDGTVTLREGEEGAGSGHDRAGTSELRMDGGPLRCWVMVGTPARVLLTWASLTGAPALPPAWALGHHHARWGFGSEQEVRRIVAGYLEHGLPLDAVHLDIDHLDAHQVFTVDQDRFPKLPVLAEELRRDGIRLVSIVDPAVKALPGNAVYDSGVAGEAFVRDASGEVVEGVAWPGEAVFPDFTHARVRAWWGGLYEERLAQGFSGFWHDMNEPTSFTAFGESTLPRSARHSLEGRGGDHREAHNVYALCMARAGYEGLRKLAPEERPFLFSRSGWAGMQRYGGTWSGDVATGWPGLRASLALVMGLGLCGVPYSGPDVGGFDGDPSPELYLRWFQLGAYLPLFRTHASLRAGRREPWEFGDEVLEHARVALVERRRLLPYFVTLAHLARRTGAPFVRPLWWAAPEERALRDCDDAFLLGDSLLVAPVLAPGADRRAVRLPWGRWYDTATGRAYEGPGQVLVEAPLARIPVFARAGAVLPVRGEDGGLELEVWAPAPGRTGGGLVVPDGGDGWDEPEIERYTARWAGSRVVVEREGEDGGGAPSYPVRVRGAAER; this is encoded by the coding sequence ATGAACGGTCGTGACCTGGTGCGTTCGGTGAAAGCGGTGGCCTCGGTGGGGGCGGCGCAGGGTGTGCGTACCGTACGGGCAGCCTGGCGCAGGCGCCGGGCCGACGCCATCGGACTGCCGGCGCGGGGGCCGGAGCGTGCACGGGTGCCCGGGGCCGTGGAGGACGTGGAGCCGGGGCCGGGAGGCGGTGTGATCCGGTTCAGCCGGTCGGAGCTGCGGATTCTGGTGGCCGTGAACGGGGCCGTGTTCTGGGGCTGGGACGGGGCGGAGCCGGAGCCGTCGTACGCGCTGGCCGGTCGTTGTCCCGAGCCGGATCCTCGGGCGCTCCTGGAGCCGGACAAGGACGGCGGCTGGCGTGTGGTGGCCGAGCGGGTGACGGTGGTGGTCTCGCGGTACGGCGCGGTGGAGGTGCGTACCCCGGGTGGTGTGACCCTGCGGCGTGATCTGCCGCCGCGGTGGTGGGAGCCGGTCGGGGGCGGTCCGGCGCGGTGGATGCAGCGTTCGGAGGTGGGCGCCGACGCACGGTTCTTCGGCCTCGGGGGGCGTGCCTCGGGTCCCCGGCTGCCGGACGGGACGTACCGGCTGTGGAACAGCGATCCCGGCCGTGCCTTCGCGCCCGGGCAGGACCCGCTGTACATCACGATGCCGGTGCAGCTGGTCGTGTCCGACGGCGGTACGCATCTGGCGTTCCACGACAGCTCGTGGGACGGCACGGTGACGCTGCGGGAGGGCGAGGAGGGCGCGGGTTCCGGGCACGACCGGGCCGGGACGAGTGAGCTGCGGATGGACGGCGGGCCACTGCGCTGCTGGGTGATGGTGGGCACCCCCGCGCGCGTGCTGCTCACCTGGGCGTCGCTCACCGGGGCGCCCGCGCTGCCGCCCGCGTGGGCGCTCGGGCACCATCACGCGCGGTGGGGGTTCGGCAGTGAACAGGAGGTGCGGCGGATCGTCGCGGGCTACCTGGAACATGGTCTGCCTCTGGACGCCGTGCACCTGGACATCGACCATCTCGACGCCCATCAGGTGTTCACCGTCGACCAGGACCGCTTCCCCAAGTTGCCCGTGCTGGCCGAGGAACTCCGGCGGGACGGCATCCGGCTGGTGTCGATCGTCGACCCTGCGGTGAAGGCCCTTCCCGGCAACGCGGTGTACGACAGCGGTGTAGCCGGGGAAGCGTTTGTGCGGGATGCCTCGGGAGAGGTCGTGGAGGGGGTCGCATGGCCCGGGGAGGCGGTGTTTCCCGATTTCACGCACGCGCGCGTGCGTGCGTGGTGGGGCGGCCTCTACGAGGAGCGGCTCGCGCAGGGCTTCTCCGGGTTCTGGCACGACATGAACGAGCCCACTTCGTTCACCGCCTTCGGCGAGTCGACACTGCCGCGCTCGGCCCGTCACTCCCTGGAGGGACGCGGCGGTGACCATCGTGAGGCGCACAACGTGTACGCGCTGTGCATGGCCAGGGCCGGCTACGAAGGGCTGCGGAAGCTGGCCCCGGAGGAACGGCCGTTCCTGTTCTCCCGCTCCGGGTGGGCCGGTATGCAGCGCTACGGGGGGACGTGGTCGGGGGACGTGGCCACCGGGTGGCCGGGGCTGCGGGCATCGCTGGCGCTGGTGATGGGGCTCGGGCTGTGCGGCGTCCCGTACTCGGGGCCGGACGTCGGGGGCTTCGACGGGGATCCGTCTCCCGAGCTGTATCTGCGGTGGTTCCAGCTGGGCGCGTATCTGCCGCTGTTCCGGACGCACGCGAGTCTGCGCGCGGGCCGCAGGGAGCCGTGGGAGTTCGGCGACGAGGTGCTGGAGCACGCGCGCGTGGCGCTTGTCGAACGCCGTCGGCTGCTGCCGTACTTCGTGACGCTGGCGCATCTGGCGCGGCGGACCGGCGCGCCCTTCGTGCGGCCGCTGTGGTGGGCGGCGCCGGAGGAGCGGGCGCTGCGCGACTGCGACGACGCCTTCCTGCTGGGCGACAGCCTGCTGGTGGCGCCGGTGCTGGCCCCGGGCGCCGACCGGCGTGCCGTGCGGCTCCCGTGGGGGCGCTGGTACGACACCGCGACAGGGCGGGCGTACGAAGGGCCGGGGCAGGTGCTCGTCGAGGCGCCGCTGGCGCGGATTCCGGTGTTCGCGCGCGCGGGTGCCGTGCTTCCCGTACGCGGGGAGGACGGCGGGCTGGAGCTGGAGGTGTGGGCGCCCGCCCCGGGACGGACCGGGGGCGGGCTGGTCGTGCCGGACGGGGGCGACGGGTGGGACGAGCCGGAGATCGAGCGCTACACCGCTCGGTGGGCGGGCTCCCGGGTGGTCGTCGAGCGGGAGGGCGAGGACGGCGGCGGCGCGCCGTCCTACCCGGTGCGCGTCCGCGGGGCCGCGGAGCGCTGA
- a CDS encoding NUDIX domain-containing protein, translating to MSESQHSASNPAPNPHCSSCGAPYGEGVTGWPRTCPVCGAVAYRNPLPVAVALQPVYDTQGTALVVITRTITPARGGIALPGGYIDDREDWRQAVIRELREETGIDAAGRDVRLADAMSSPDGHLLLFGLLPERPAEGLPSSAATDETEGWHLLRRPEELAFPLHTLAVRAWFEGRYI from the coding sequence GTGTCCGAATCTCAGCACTCCGCTTCCAACCCCGCGCCGAACCCCCACTGTTCGAGCTGCGGCGCGCCCTACGGAGAGGGCGTCACCGGCTGGCCCCGCACCTGCCCGGTGTGCGGGGCCGTGGCCTACCGCAACCCGCTCCCGGTCGCGGTCGCCCTCCAGCCCGTGTACGACACCCAGGGCACCGCCCTGGTCGTCATCACCCGAACCATCACCCCCGCGCGCGGGGGCATCGCCCTGCCCGGCGGCTACATCGACGACCGGGAGGACTGGCGGCAGGCCGTCATCCGCGAACTCCGGGAGGAGACCGGCATCGACGCGGCCGGCCGTGACGTACGGCTCGCCGACGCGATGAGCTCTCCCGACGGACACCTGCTGCTCTTCGGCCTCCTCCCGGAGCGCCCGGCCGAGGGCCTGCCCTCCTCCGCCGCCACGGACGAGACAGAGGGCTGGCACCTCCTGCGCAGGCCAGAAGAACTCGCCTTTCCCCTGCACACTCTGGCCGTGCGGGCCTGGTTCGAGGGCCGGTACATCTGA